One region of Gopherus evgoodei ecotype Sinaloan lineage chromosome 16, rGopEvg1_v1.p, whole genome shotgun sequence genomic DNA includes:
- the ST6GALNAC4 gene encoding alpha-N-acetyl-neuraminyl-2,3-beta-galactosyl-1,3-N-acetyl-galactosaminide alpha-2,6-sialyltransferase isoform X1: protein MKPHSTPVRQGTVPDSQDKPVADKILKLKTLVHLFLTLVILSTCTVLYILLCPQLRWLRYRRLEEHKRPLVTVSGALSFEGYSRVPDGKPLVRSQCRQCALVSSSGQMLGSRLGKEIDRMECVLRMNQAPTNGYEEDVGMKSTIRVVSHTSIPLLLRNQSYFFKQSRETIYVVWGPMRMMSREKGGLTYRTLQEVKEMYPSLQIYTLTERMMAYCDEVFQDETGKNRMKSGSFLSTGWFTMILAMELCEQIFVFGMVSDSYCREKNHPRVPYHYFEKGKLDECRMYLAHERAPRGGHRFITEKTVFSHWAKRRNIVFNHTSWAGG from the exons ATGAAGCCTCATTCCACCCCCGTGAGGCAG GGCACAGTTCCTGATTCCCAAGACAAACCCGTGGCAGATAAGATACTGAAGCTGAAGACACTT GTCCATCTGTTCTTAACTCTGGTGATTCTGTCTACTTGTACTGTGCTCTACATCCTGCTCTGCCCGCAGCTGCGTTGGCTCAGATATCGGCGGCTGGAGGAACATAAACGTCCCTTGGTGACGGTGTCTGGAGCCCTCAGCTTCGAGGGGTACAGTCGTGTTCCTGATGGAAAG CCGTTGGTCAGAAGTCAGTGCCGCCAGTGCGCCTTGGTATCGAGCTCGGGTCAGATGCTGGGCTCGCGGCTGGGGAAGGAGATCGACCGAATGGAGTGCGTCCTGCGTATGAACCAGGCCCCCACCAATGGCTACGAAGAGGACGTGGGGATGAAGAGCACCATCAGGGTTGTCTCGCACACCAGCATCCCTTTGCTCCTGAGGAACCAGTCGTACTTCTTCAAGCAGTCCCGGGAGACCATCTACGTCGTCTGGGGGCCCATGAGAATGATGAGccgggagaagggggggttgacCTACAGGACTCTCCAGGAAGTGAAGGAGATGTATCCCAGCCTGCAGATCTACACGCTAACTGAAAGGATGATGGCTTACTGTGATGAGGTCTTCCAGGACGAGACAGGGAAGAACAG GATGAAGTCTGGCTCCTTCCTGAGCACTGGCTGGTTCACCATGATCCTGGCAATGGAGCTGTGCGAACAGATCTTTGTCTTCGGCATGGTCAGCGATAGCTACTGCAG GGAGAAGAACCATCCCAGAGTGCCTTACCACTACTTCGAAAAGGGCAAGCTGGATGAGTGCAGGATGTACCTAGCCCATGAGAGAGCCCCCCGGGGTGGCCATCGCTTCATCACTGAGAAAACCGTCTTCTCCCACTGGGCAAAGAGAAGGAACATTGTCTTCAATCACACCTCGTGGGCGGGTGGGTAG
- the ST6GALNAC4 gene encoding alpha-N-acetyl-neuraminyl-2,3-beta-galactosyl-1,3-N-acetyl-galactosaminide alpha-2,6-sialyltransferase isoform X2, translating to MKPHSTPVRQGTVPDSQDKPVADKILKLKTLLRWLRYRRLEEHKRPLVTVSGALSFEGYSRVPDGKPLVRSQCRQCALVSSSGQMLGSRLGKEIDRMECVLRMNQAPTNGYEEDVGMKSTIRVVSHTSIPLLLRNQSYFFKQSRETIYVVWGPMRMMSREKGGLTYRTLQEVKEMYPSLQIYTLTERMMAYCDEVFQDETGKNRMKSGSFLSTGWFTMILAMELCEQIFVFGMVSDSYCREKNHPRVPYHYFEKGKLDECRMYLAHERAPRGGHRFITEKTVFSHWAKRRNIVFNHTSWAGG from the exons ATGAAGCCTCATTCCACCCCCGTGAGGCAG GGCACAGTTCCTGATTCCCAAGACAAACCCGTGGCAGATAAGATACTGAAGCTGAAGACACTT CTGCGTTGGCTCAGATATCGGCGGCTGGAGGAACATAAACGTCCCTTGGTGACGGTGTCTGGAGCCCTCAGCTTCGAGGGGTACAGTCGTGTTCCTGATGGAAAG CCGTTGGTCAGAAGTCAGTGCCGCCAGTGCGCCTTGGTATCGAGCTCGGGTCAGATGCTGGGCTCGCGGCTGGGGAAGGAGATCGACCGAATGGAGTGCGTCCTGCGTATGAACCAGGCCCCCACCAATGGCTACGAAGAGGACGTGGGGATGAAGAGCACCATCAGGGTTGTCTCGCACACCAGCATCCCTTTGCTCCTGAGGAACCAGTCGTACTTCTTCAAGCAGTCCCGGGAGACCATCTACGTCGTCTGGGGGCCCATGAGAATGATGAGccgggagaagggggggttgacCTACAGGACTCTCCAGGAAGTGAAGGAGATGTATCCCAGCCTGCAGATCTACACGCTAACTGAAAGGATGATGGCTTACTGTGATGAGGTCTTCCAGGACGAGACAGGGAAGAACAG GATGAAGTCTGGCTCCTTCCTGAGCACTGGCTGGTTCACCATGATCCTGGCAATGGAGCTGTGCGAACAGATCTTTGTCTTCGGCATGGTCAGCGATAGCTACTGCAG GGAGAAGAACCATCCCAGAGTGCCTTACCACTACTTCGAAAAGGGCAAGCTGGATGAGTGCAGGATGTACCTAGCCCATGAGAGAGCCCCCCGGGGTGGCCATCGCTTCATCACTGAGAAAACCGTCTTCTCCCACTGGGCAAAGAGAAGGAACATTGTCTTCAATCACACCTCGTGGGCGGGTGGGTAG